The Chloroflexus aggregans DSM 9485 genome segment AAGGGTCATGACAAACAGTATCACCGTACCGATCTGTAGATCGGCCTGCATCCATATCAATGCCCAACCAATTACGAGCAAGCCCACAAGAACGTTAGTAAAACGCCATGCCTGCCACTCACGGATGCTGAGCAACAACTGCGTATCCACCGGCTTAGTCAATACGTAATCGAGCTTCCCTTCGAGAACATCTTGCGCCAATCGCAACATATTCGGCTGGATCACCGCCTGCACCACCCCGCTCATCAAGACATAGATCCCCATGACAACCAGTAGTTCTGGCGGTGTCCAACCGGCTAACACGGTGGTGTGACGGAAGACTAATCCCAACCCGATCAGGCCGGTCACCAAACTGATCGCCGACTCCAGCACTTGAAAGAAGAAATTTACCCGATATTGCAACTCGTTGAGGATGCCAACGCGCGCAAACACGACCATTAAGCGTATACTATCCATACCGTTCCATTCGCTCACGCACCATTATACCCACTACCCACCTACCGCTGTATAGCGACGGAGAGCAACCCGCCAGACTACCGATACCAATTCCCAGCCTATCACAATCCAACCTATTCTGCATTGCCAAGCCACCCACCAGCTTGGCAGTCGTCAACTGACCAATAAACGCTTCAATCGGAAAGCCAAACGTCCGGCGAAACGGCAACCAATCGGCCAACCGTTGCGTCCATTCGGGAAAGAGGACGAGTGGTGCGATCCGACCAGACAGGAAGAGTTCAAGGGCAAAAAAGAGTTCGTACAGTGCAGCAACGCGAGTTGTCCAAAATGAGATCAACCCCAACAACCAGAGAAACATCATGCGGATGAGGA includes the following:
- a CDS encoding ABC transporter permease; amino-acid sequence: MDSIRLMVVFARVGILNELQYRVNFFFQVLESAISLVTGLIGLGLVFRHTTVLAGWTPPELLVVMGIYVLMSGVVQAVIQPNMLRLAQDVLEGKLDYVLTKPVDTQLLLSIREWQAWRFTNVLVGLLVIGWALIWMQADLQIGTVILFVMTLVCGLIVLYAFWLILATTSFWVIQIESLINLFEGVFAAGRWPVSIYPSWLRALLTFVVPVAFAVTVPAETLTDRLTPQTLALAIGMSVGLLLIARRFLRWGLSRYSGAGA
- a CDS encoding ABC-2 family transporter protein — translated: MMFLWLLGLISFWTTRVAALYELFFALELFLSGRIAPLVLFPEWTQRLADWLPFRRTFGFPIEAFIGQLTTAKLVGGLAMQNRLDCDRLGIGIGSLAGCSPSLYSGRWVVGIMVRERMERYG